The genomic DNA CCATCGTGTTGGCGGTGATCGCGCGGAAGCCGAGTTCGCGCGCGACGAACTTGCGATCAATAGGCAGCGTTGTACCCGCGAGCGCGCCCGCGCCGAGCGGCATCACGGCGGTGCGCGCTGCGGCTTGCGCGAAGCGCTCGCGATCGCGGCCCAGCATCTCCACGTACGCGAGCAGATGATGCGCGAGCGACACGGGCTGCGCGCGCTGCAGATGCGTGTAGCCGGGCATGACGGTTTCGACATGCCGGTGCGCCAGGTTCGTCAGCGCCTTGCGCAATCCGGAGATCAGCGCCACCACTTCGGCGATCTCGTCGCGGAGGTAGAGCCGGAGATCGAGCGCGACCTGGTCGTTGCGCGAGCGCGCCGTGTGCAGCTTGCGGCCCGCGTCGCCGGTAAGCGCGATGAGACGGCGCTCGATAGATAGATGAATGTCCTCGTCGGCTATATCGAACTTGAAGCGGCCGGCGTCGATTTCGGTGCGGATCTGCTCGAGGCCGCGAGTGATTGCCGCCAACTCTGCGCGGGTGAGAAGTCCGATCTTTGCGAGCATCCGCGCGTGCGCAATTGAGCCAAGAATGTCATGGCGATAGAGCCGCCGATCGAAGGGCAGCGATGCTGTAAACCTTTCAACCTCGGGCAATCGTCCCTTGGCAAAGCGCCCGCGGATGATGTTGCCGGTTCCGGATTTCGACTTGGAAGACTTACGCGGCATAGGTTAGCAAGCTGTTTCCGAACAACCGCGCTCGCAAAACGAGAGCGGTTATAAAAGAGGCGATCATTGATTCGATCAAACTGGGCGGGTGCGTTTCACTCCGCGGCGGGGGAACGGCAGGTGCAGCCGCGCGCGGCGCAGCTGATCGATCCGTCAGGATGCTTGATGTGCACGTCGAGCTTGTGATGGCAGCGCTCGCATTCTCCCGCGCGCGGTCGCGGAACGATCTTCGGCTGTGGGCGCGGCGGTTTGAACGGGATTACCTTGCCCAAATTCCTTTCCTGCGGCGTGAGAGGTTAGCTCTTTGCGCTCGATTGCGCGAGCGCTCGCAACCTCATTCCTGCCAGGCGAATCAGCCCGGTCGCGTCGGCCTGCTGATAACCACCCGCCTCTTCGAAGCTCACCATCTTCATGTCGTAGAGCGAATTCGGCGACTTGCGGCCCGCGATCGTCGCCAGACCCTTGTACAGCTTGAGCCGCGTCACACCGTTCACGTTCCTCTGCGTTTCGTCGATGAATGCCTGCAGCGCCTCGCGCTCGGGCGCAAACCAGAAACCGTTGTACACCATCTCGGCGTAGCGCGAGACGAGCGAATCGCGCAGATGCATCACCTCGCGGTCGAGGGTTAGCTGCTCGACGCCGCGATGCCCATGCATCAAGAGTGTGATTCCGGGGCTCTCATACACGCCGCGCGACTTGATGCCGACGTAGCGGTTCTCGACCATGTCGATGCGGCCGATGCCGTGGCGGCCGCCGATCTCGTTGGCGCGCTCGATGATCTTCGCCGGGCCGAGGCGCTCGCCGTTTATCGCAATCGGATCGCCGTGCTCGTATTCGATCTCGATGTGCTCGGGCGTGTTCGGCGCATCCTCGGGCGCGACCGTCAGGCGGAACATATCGTTGTACGCCTCGCGCCAGGGATCCTCGAGGATGCCGCCCTCGTAGCTGATGTGCACGAGGTTGCGATCCATCGAGTAAGGCTTCTCTTTGGTCGCCTCGACCGGGATTTTCTTCTCGTCGGCGTAGGCTATCATGTCGGCGCGGCCGACGAACGGCCAATCGCTGCGGCGCCACGGCGCGATGACTTTCAGATCGGGCGCAAGCCGCGCGAAAGTCATCTCAAAGCGCACT from Candidatus Binataceae bacterium includes the following:
- the argH gene encoding argininosuccinate lyase; translation: MPRKSSKSKSGTGNIIRGRFAKGRLPEVERFTASLPFDRRLYRHDILGSIAHARMLAKIGLLTRAELAAITRGLEQIRTEIDAGRFKFDIADEDIHLSIERRLIALTGDAGRKLHTARSRNDQVALDLRLYLRDEIAEVVALISGLRKALTNLAHRHVETVMPGYTHLQRAQPVSLAHHLLAYVEMLGRDRERFAQAAARTAVMPLGAGALAGTTLPIDRKFVARELGFRAITANTMDSVSDRDFVVDFLSAAALLAVHTSRMSEEIILWTTSEFAFASLPDEFSTGSSMMPQKKNPDLLELIRGKTGRVVGDLVAMLTTLKGLPLAYNSDLQEDKERVFDALDTIKPTLGLLAKFWPMLRFDTRRMRDAAGGYALATDLAEYLVSHGMPFREAHEIVGALVREAVEAGKPLESLTAEDLRRHSDAFGVDATSILSAEQSLARRAIDGGPAPATVRRRLKELGGS
- a CDS encoding argininosuccinate synthase, producing MATEKIKKLVLAYSGGLDTSVILSWAKDHFGCEIVAYCADVGQAEETEGLEAKALKTGASKLIIADLREEFARDFVFPMLRANAIYEGYYLMGTSIARPVIAKKQVEIARAEGADAVGHGSTGKGNDQVRFEMTFARLAPDLKVIAPWRRSDWPFVGRADMIAYADEKKIPVEATKEKPYSMDRNLVHISYEGGILEDPWREAYNDMFRLTVAPEDAPNTPEHIEIEYEHGDPIAINGERLGPAKIIERANEIGGRHGIGRIDMVENRYVGIKSRGVYESPGITLLMHGHRGVEQLTLDREVMHLRDSLVSRYAEMVYNGFWFAPEREALQAFIDETQRNVNGVTRLKLYKGLATIAGRKSPNSLYDMKMVSFEEAGGYQQADATGLIRLAGMRLRALAQSSAKS